A region from the Inhella inkyongensis genome encodes:
- a CDS encoding hydroxymethylglutaryl-CoA lyase — MALPNRVTLCDVGPRDGLQNEKQVVAAADKVELIHRLQAAGIRRLEATSFVSPKWVPQMGDNAEVMAGIQRRSDVAYAVLVPNAKGLEAALPTRPDEIVVFTAASEAFAQKNINCSIAESIERFAPVVAQAKAAGIKVRAALSCAIGCPYEGDIHPDKVDAVAAQLAAIGVDHIGVSDTIGVGTPRRIQQALERALKHFPLHEVSGHYHDTYGQALANVYASLEVGVSTFDASVGGLGGCPYAKGATGNVATEDVVFMLNGLGIETGVDLDGLVDAAAFISGVLGRPPVSRVARAVLAKRQA; from the coding sequence ATGGCACTTCCGAATCGCGTCACCCTCTGCGACGTCGGGCCGCGCGACGGCCTGCAAAACGAGAAGCAGGTGGTCGCAGCCGCCGACAAAGTGGAGCTGATCCACCGCCTGCAGGCTGCCGGCATTCGCCGCCTGGAGGCCACCAGCTTTGTCAGCCCGAAGTGGGTGCCGCAGATGGGTGACAACGCCGAGGTCATGGCCGGCATCCAGCGTCGCTCCGATGTGGCCTATGCGGTGCTGGTGCCCAATGCCAAGGGCCTGGAGGCCGCGCTGCCCACCCGGCCCGACGAGATCGTGGTCTTCACGGCGGCCAGCGAGGCATTTGCGCAGAAGAACATCAACTGTTCCATCGCCGAGAGCATCGAGCGTTTTGCGCCCGTGGTGGCGCAAGCGAAGGCGGCCGGTATCAAGGTGCGTGCGGCGCTCAGCTGCGCCATCGGATGCCCCTACGAGGGCGACATCCATCCGGACAAGGTGGATGCGGTGGCGGCGCAGTTGGCGGCCATTGGCGTCGATCACATCGGCGTCAGCGACACCATCGGCGTGGGCACGCCGCGCCGCATTCAGCAGGCGCTGGAGCGCGCCCTGAAGCACTTCCCGCTGCACGAGGTGAGCGGCCACTACCACGACACCTATGGCCAGGCCTTGGCCAATGTGTACGCCAGTCTGGAAGTGGGTGTGAGCACCTTTGACGCCAGCGTCGGCGGCCTGGGTGGCTGCCCCTATGCCAAGGGCGCGACAGGGAATGTGGCGACCGAGGACGTGGTCTTCATGCTCAACGGCTTGGGCATTGAGACTGGCGTGGATCTCGACGGTCTGGTGGATGCTGCGGCCTTCATCAGCGGGGTGCTGGGCCGGCCGCCGGTGAGCCGCGTGGCGCGGGCCGTGCTGGCCAAGCGCCAGGCCTGA
- a CDS encoding DUF3147 family protein, protein MSWLLTKYAITAALVVLIGEAVRRSDRLGGLIGALPWVTVLALIWMHVEGQPSEKLARHAQYTLWYVLPTLPMFVVFPWLLPRWGFWPTLAASSAVGLVGFVAFAALVRRWGIELW, encoded by the coding sequence ATGAGCTGGCTGCTGACCAAGTACGCGATCACGGCCGCTCTGGTGGTCCTGATCGGCGAGGCCGTGCGCCGCAGCGACCGCCTGGGCGGCCTGATCGGGGCGCTGCCCTGGGTAACGGTGCTGGCGCTGATCTGGATGCATGTGGAAGGCCAGCCGAGCGAGAAGCTGGCGCGCCATGCGCAGTACACGCTTTGGTATGTGCTGCCCACCTTGCCGATGTTCGTGGTCTTCCCTTGGCTGCTGCCGCGCTGGGGCTTCTGGCCCACGCTGGCGGCTAGCAGCGCGGTGGGCCTGGTCGGGTTCGTGGCGTTTGCGGCCTTGGTGCGGCGCTGGGGCATCGAGCTCTGGTGA
- a CDS encoding YgiQ family radical SAM protein, translating to MTLIRDDHHTAQTVKPPKAERALTAYRPYWAKRFGAAPFLPMSREEMAQLGWEECDIIIVSGDAYVDHPSFGMAVIGRTLEAQGFRVGIIAQPDWNSAEPFKVLGRPKLFFGVAAGNMDSMINHYTADRKIRTDDAYTPGGEAGKRPDRATLVYTQRCKEAYKDVPVIIGGIEASLRRIAHYDYWTDKVRRSILVDSKADLLLYGNAERAIIEIAHRLAARKPIESITDVRGTAFMRRIDDPALAGWFEIDSSSVDQPGKVDELINPYATTEETGEAQGAACASSAPTNTEKPIQIVRRTVAKSDARAVTPPRERSVIRLPAFEQIKSDPVLYAHANRVLHLETNPGNARALVQRHGDGPSVRDVWLNPPPVPLSTAEMDHVFDLPYARSPHPRYADEQGRHDGATKIPAWEMIRFSINIMRGCFGGCTFCSITEHEGRIIQSRSEESVLREIEDIRDKVQGFTGVISDLGGPTANMWHIGCKSKEIEASCRKPSCVYPGICPNLHTDHGPLIQLYRKGRALKGVKKILIGSGLRYDLAVQSPEYITELVTHHVGGYLKIAPEHTETGPLSKMMKPGIGTYDRFKQLFEAASAAAGKKQYLIPYFIAAHPGTSDADMMNLAVWLKKNGFRADQVQTFYPSPMATATAMYHSGKNPLRKVTRDSEAVDIVKGEKRRRLHKAFLRYHDANNWPLLRQALQDMGRADLIGNGKHHLIPSWQPQAEGGSCGSARRGSSAPVNKPSARQSTDPRGLRKPGPGTLLTQHTGLPPREQGKTRTARHKRDKA from the coding sequence ATGACCCTGATCCGCGACGACCATCACACCGCCCAAACGGTGAAGCCGCCCAAGGCCGAGCGCGCACTCACGGCCTATCGCCCTTACTGGGCCAAGCGATTTGGCGCTGCGCCCTTCCTGCCCATGAGCCGCGAAGAGATGGCGCAGCTGGGCTGGGAAGAGTGCGACATCATCATCGTCAGCGGCGATGCCTATGTGGACCACCCCAGCTTCGGCATGGCGGTGATCGGGCGCACGCTGGAGGCCCAGGGCTTTCGCGTCGGCATCATTGCGCAGCCGGACTGGAACTCGGCCGAGCCCTTCAAGGTGCTCGGGCGGCCCAAGCTGTTCTTCGGCGTGGCCGCCGGCAACATGGATTCGATGATCAACCACTACACGGCCGATCGAAAAATCCGTACCGATGACGCCTACACCCCGGGCGGTGAAGCCGGCAAGCGCCCGGACCGCGCCACCCTGGTCTACACCCAGCGCTGCAAGGAAGCCTACAAGGATGTGCCGGTCATCATCGGCGGCATCGAGGCCTCGCTGCGCCGCATCGCGCACTACGACTACTGGACCGACAAGGTGCGGCGCTCCATCCTGGTGGACAGCAAGGCCGACCTGCTGCTCTACGGCAATGCCGAGCGCGCCATCATCGAGATCGCCCACCGACTGGCGGCGCGCAAGCCCATCGAGTCCATCACCGATGTGCGCGGCACCGCTTTCATGCGGCGCATCGACGACCCGGCCTTGGCCGGCTGGTTCGAGATCGACTCCAGCAGCGTGGACCAGCCGGGCAAGGTGGATGAGCTGATCAACCCCTACGCCACCACCGAAGAGACCGGCGAGGCGCAGGGTGCGGCTTGCGCCAGCAGTGCGCCGACCAACACCGAAAAACCGATCCAGATCGTGCGCCGCACCGTGGCCAAGAGCGACGCCCGCGCCGTCACCCCGCCGCGCGAGCGTTCGGTCATCCGCCTGCCTGCCTTTGAGCAGATCAAGTCCGACCCGGTGCTCTACGCCCATGCCAACCGCGTGCTGCACTTGGAGACCAACCCCGGCAATGCCCGCGCACTGGTGCAGCGCCATGGCGATGGCCCCTCGGTGCGCGATGTGTGGCTGAACCCGCCGCCCGTCCCGCTCTCAACCGCCGAGATGGACCATGTGTTCGACCTGCCCTATGCGCGCAGCCCGCACCCGCGCTACGCCGACGAGCAGGGCCGCCATGACGGCGCGACCAAGATCCCGGCCTGGGAAATGATCCGCTTCTCGATCAACATCATGCGCGGCTGCTTTGGCGGCTGCACCTTCTGCTCCATCACCGAGCACGAGGGCCGCATCATCCAGAGCCGCTCCGAGGAGTCGGTGCTGCGTGAGATCGAGGACATCCGCGACAAGGTGCAGGGCTTCACCGGCGTCATCAGCGATTTGGGCGGCCCCACCGCCAATATGTGGCACATCGGCTGCAAGTCCAAGGAAATCGAGGCCAGCTGCCGCAAGCCCAGCTGCGTCTACCCTGGCATCTGCCCGAACCTGCACACCGACCATGGCCCGCTGATCCAGCTCTACCGCAAGGGCCGCGCGCTCAAGGGCGTGAAGAAGATCCTGATCGGCTCGGGCCTGCGCTACGACCTGGCCGTGCAGAGCCCCGAGTACATCACCGAGCTGGTCACCCACCATGTGGGCGGCTACCTGAAGATCGCGCCCGAACACACCGAGACCGGGCCGCTCAGCAAGATGATGAAGCCCGGCATTGGCACCTACGACCGCTTCAAGCAGCTGTTCGAAGCCGCCAGTGCGGCGGCCGGCAAGAAGCAGTACCTGATTCCTTACTTCATCGCCGCCCACCCCGGCACCAGCGATGCGGACATGATGAATCTGGCCGTCTGGCTGAAGAAAAACGGCTTCCGTGCCGACCAGGTGCAGACCTTCTACCCCAGCCCCATGGCCACGGCCACGGCCATGTACCACTCCGGCAAGAACCCGCTGCGCAAGGTCACCCGCGACAGCGAGGCGGTGGACATCGTCAAGGGCGAAAAGCGCCGCCGCCTGCACAAAGCCTTCCTGCGCTACCACGATGCCAACAACTGGCCGCTGCTGCGCCAAGCCCTGCAGGACATGGGCCGCGCCGACCTGATCGGCAATGGCAAGCACCATCTGATTCCCAGCTGGCAGCCCCAGGCCGAGGGGGGCAGCTGCGGCAGCGCACGCCGTGGTTCAAGCGCCCCGGTGAACAAGCCCTCTGCCCGCCAATCCACCGATCCGCGCGGCTTGCGCAAGCCCGGCCCTGGCACCCTGCTGACCCAGCACACCGGCCTGCCCCCACGCGAGCAGGGGAAGACCCGCACGGCGCGGCACAAACGCGACAAGGCTTGA
- the bioD gene encoding dethiobiotin synthase, with protein MTGTYFITGTDTEIGKTTCTAALTHAAAQRGLRAAGLKPVAAGQELRAGRWVNEDVALLHAAQTVGLTEQEIGPIQLRTPCAPHLAARLEGRPIRRAEVLAALRAPLPKLDLAFVEGVGGFRVPLDEEARWDSADLARDLAAPVILVAGLRLGCINHALLTAEAVSARGLTLAGWIANTVDGQMLQHGENLATLRALLPAPCLGAIPRLDSPTPEAVAAYFDAAALDRLLLNKD; from the coding sequence ATGACCGGAACCTACTTCATCACCGGCACCGACACCGAGATTGGCAAGACCACCTGTACCGCCGCGCTCACCCATGCGGCCGCCCAGCGCGGCCTGCGCGCGGCGGGCTTGAAGCCGGTGGCCGCAGGGCAGGAGCTGCGTGCGGGCCGCTGGGTCAACGAGGACGTGGCGCTGCTGCATGCCGCACAGACGGTGGGTCTGACCGAGCAGGAGATCGGCCCCATTCAGCTGCGCACGCCCTGCGCCCCGCACCTGGCCGCGCGCCTGGAGGGGCGGCCCATCCGTCGCGCCGAGGTGTTGGCCGCGCTGCGCGCGCCGCTGCCCAAGCTGGACCTCGCCTTCGTCGAGGGTGTGGGTGGTTTCCGCGTGCCCTTGGACGAGGAGGCTCGTTGGGACAGCGCCGATCTGGCCCGTGATTTGGCCGCACCGGTGATCCTGGTCGCGGGCCTGCGTCTGGGCTGCATCAACCACGCGCTGCTCACGGCCGAGGCTGTTTCGGCACGCGGTCTGACCCTGGCCGGATGGATCGCCAACACCGTGGACGGCCAGATGCTGCAACACGGCGAAAATCTCGCCACCTTGCGGGCCTTGCTGCCCGCACCCTGCCTGGGCGCCATCCCGCGCCTGGACTCCCCGACCCCCGAGGCGGTGGCCGCCTATTTCGATGCCGCCGCTCTGGACCGATTGTTGTTGAACAAGGACTGA
- a CDS encoding GGDEF/EAL domain-containing response regulator, with translation MSDILPPSDSRFDPDDDVLELIEEHDHVGTDTHAHDPWRVLIVDDDSDVHKATELAMQGLVIEGRKLTFLHADSAAQARELLGREGDLAVALLDVVMESEDAGLQLVRHIRANAGLDALRIVLRTGQPGYAPEIETVRALDINDYKTKSELTRTRLYTVLTAAIRSYKQICELQAGRRGLARVLEAANELSQIRTLPRFAEVALQHLCSLFEALPQGLVCVHHRADPVEQARVVATAGPQASLLGASLTLVEQADLRECIESVIRSGQSRFENRLALHFALSNERVLVMLADLPRAPQELELPLLHTFISTVAIGFDNVAMYGQLLDHAYNDQLLQLPNRNRFIELLERHLQSPDGLSLALIDIDDFSDINDAFGHRFGDQVLQAVAARLGERYVERCEMARISADTFGLMGPNEGVNAAGLAAVFAEPFTVAGERLQLSATTGLVRLSDSSALGSELLLDAHIALKRAKQMHRGAAQYFSAEMGVDARERFKLLKGLRASFEARRLFVVYQPQVELATRRVVGAEALLRWRNEEGKFVPPDQFIPLAEQSGLIISIGEFVLRTACYQVKHLRDLGFMDFRMAVNISLAQFRHPQFIPTLQAAMRDTEVPGEALELEITESMAMEDVEMVLHVLADIRATGATVAIDDFGTGFSSLSQLRQLQVERLKIDRAFVQEAQTSAAGSSIAAMVVNLGRTLGMQVLAEGIETEEQAAQLVALGCHEGQGYLFARPMPGELLEGWMAQQAGGAKPAA, from the coding sequence ATGTCCGACATCCTCCCGCCTTCAGATTCTCGGTTTGATCCCGACGACGATGTGCTCGAGCTGATCGAGGAGCACGATCACGTTGGCACCGACACGCATGCCCATGATCCGTGGCGCGTGTTGATCGTCGACGACGACAGCGACGTCCACAAGGCCACCGAGCTGGCCATGCAAGGCTTGGTCATCGAGGGGCGCAAGCTCACCTTCTTGCACGCCGACTCCGCCGCCCAGGCGCGCGAGCTGCTGGGCCGCGAAGGCGACCTGGCGGTGGCCCTGCTCGATGTGGTGATGGAAAGCGAAGACGCCGGCCTGCAGCTGGTGCGCCACATCCGCGCCAACGCCGGGCTGGATGCCCTGCGCATCGTGCTGCGCACCGGCCAACCCGGTTACGCGCCCGAGATCGAGACCGTGCGCGCGCTCGATATCAACGACTACAAGACCAAGTCCGAGCTGACCCGCACGCGGCTTTACACGGTACTGACCGCCGCGATCCGCTCCTACAAGCAGATCTGCGAGCTACAGGCCGGCCGGCGCGGCCTGGCGCGCGTGCTGGAAGCGGCCAACGAGCTGAGCCAGATCCGCACCCTGCCGCGCTTTGCCGAGGTCGCGCTGCAGCATCTGTGCAGCCTGTTCGAAGCCCTGCCCCAGGGCTTGGTGTGCGTGCACCACCGGGCCGACCCGGTGGAACAAGCCCGGGTGGTCGCCACCGCCGGTCCGCAGGCCAGTTTGCTGGGGGCTTCGCTGACGCTGGTCGAGCAGGCCGATTTGCGCGAGTGCATCGAAAGCGTCATTCGCAGCGGGCAGTCGCGCTTCGAGAACCGACTGGCCCTGCATTTCGCGCTCTCCAACGAGCGCGTGCTGGTGATGCTGGCGGATCTGCCGCGCGCACCGCAAGAGTTGGAACTGCCCCTGCTGCACACCTTTATCTCGACGGTGGCCATCGGCTTTGACAACGTGGCCATGTATGGCCAGTTGCTGGATCACGCCTATAACGATCAGCTGCTGCAGCTGCCCAACCGCAACCGCTTCATCGAGTTGCTGGAGCGCCATCTGCAGTCGCCCGACGGCTTGTCGCTGGCGCTGATCGACATCGACGATTTCTCCGACATCAACGACGCCTTCGGCCATCGCTTTGGCGACCAGGTGCTGCAGGCCGTGGCCGCCCGCCTGGGCGAGCGCTATGTCGAGCGCTGCGAGATGGCGCGCATCTCGGCCGACACCTTCGGCTTGATGGGCCCCAACGAAGGGGTGAATGCCGCCGGGCTGGCCGCCGTGTTCGCCGAGCCCTTCACCGTGGCGGGCGAACGCCTGCAGCTCTCGGCCACCACGGGTCTGGTGCGGCTTTCCGACAGCAGCGCCTTGGGTTCCGAGCTGCTGCTGGACGCCCACATCGCGCTCAAGCGCGCCAAGCAGATGCACCGCGGCGCGGCGCAGTACTTCAGCGCCGAGATGGGCGTGGACGCCCGCGAACGCTTCAAGCTGCTCAAGGGACTGCGCGCCAGCTTCGAGGCGCGTCGCCTCTTCGTGGTCTACCAGCCGCAGGTCGAACTTGCCACCCGCCGCGTGGTGGGTGCCGAAGCCCTGCTGCGCTGGCGCAACGAGGAAGGCAAGTTCGTCCCGCCCGACCAGTTCATCCCGCTGGCCGAGCAGAGCGGACTGATCATCTCGATCGGCGAGTTCGTGCTGCGCACCGCTTGCTACCAGGTCAAGCACCTGCGCGACCTGGGCTTCATGGACTTCCGCATGGCGGTGAACATCTCGCTGGCGCAGTTCCGCCATCCGCAGTTCATCCCGACCCTGCAGGCCGCCATGCGCGACACTGAGGTGCCGGGCGAGGCCCTGGAGCTGGAGATCACCGAATCCATGGCCATGGAAGACGTGGAAATGGTGCTGCATGTGCTGGCCGACATCCGCGCTACCGGCGCCACGGTCGCGATCGACGACTTTGGCACCGGCTTCTCGTCCTTGAGCCAGCTGCGCCAGTTGCAGGTCGAACGCCTGAAAATCGACCGGGCTTTTGTGCAGGAGGCTCAGACCTCGGCCGCCGGCTCCAGCATCGCCGCCATGGTGGTCAACCTGGGTCGCACTCTCGGCATGCAAGTGCTGGCCGAAGGTATCGAGACCGAAGAGCAGGCCGCGCAGTTGGTGGCCCTGGGCTGCCACGAGGGCCAGGGCTATCTGTTTGCCCGCCCCATGCCGGGCGAACTGCTGGAAGGCTGGATGGCGCAACAGGCGGGCGGGGCCAAGCCCGCCGCCTGA
- a CDS encoding DUF4126 domain-containing protein, giving the protein MPDLDTPQLLALAASLGWASGMRLYAVVFLTGLAGQLGWVNLPTGLQVLQTPLLLWGSGGLMLVEFLADKIPWVDSAWDALHTLIRIPAGAALAYQVFGGGDAQGWALLAGLMGGGLAAGAHLAKATTRVAVNHSPEPFSNIGLSLLGDLTVPGLLWLGWTHPWALAGVLTVLAVLAGALIWTLWRFVRGLWSRGWSQRRQGAVA; this is encoded by the coding sequence ATGCCTGATCTGGATACGCCACAACTCCTGGCCCTGGCCGCTTCGCTCGGCTGGGCCAGCGGCATGCGGCTCTATGCCGTGGTCTTTCTTACCGGTCTGGCAGGTCAGCTGGGCTGGGTGAACCTGCCCACGGGCTTGCAAGTGCTGCAGACCCCGCTGCTGCTCTGGGGCAGTGGCGGCCTGATGCTGGTGGAGTTCCTGGCCGACAAGATCCCTTGGGTCGATAGCGCCTGGGATGCGCTGCACACCCTCATTCGCATCCCTGCCGGCGCGGCCCTGGCCTATCAGGTGTTCGGCGGCGGCGATGCCCAGGGCTGGGCGCTGCTGGCCGGCTTGATGGGCGGTGGTCTGGCGGCGGGTGCGCATCTGGCCAAGGCCACCACGCGGGTGGCGGTCAACCATTCGCCCGAACCCTTCTCCAACATCGGCCTGTCCTTGCTGGGCGATCTGACCGTGCCCGGCCTGCTCTGGTTGGGCTGGACCCACCCCTGGGCCCTGGCCGGTGTGTTGACGGTGTTGGCGGTGCTGGCCGGCGCCCTGATCTGGACCCTGTGGCGTTTCGTGCGCGGGCTGTGGTCACGTGGTTGGAGTCAGCGCCGCCAGGGGGCTGTGGCATGA
- the bioB gene encoding biotin synthase BioB, which yields MNAPVQPIHLHRPVKAAEGAWSVAEVEALFALPFMELIHRAQAVHQEHQPKNQVQLSTLLSIKTGGCEEDCAYCPQSSHYDTGLEAEKLLDLSEVKAAAEAAKSKGATRFCMGAAWRSPKDRHMEQLMAMVREVKGLGLETCVTAGMLKAEQAVQLREAGLDYYNHNLDTSPEFYGEIITTRTYQDRLDTLEAVRATGMKVCSGGIVGLGESRTQRAGLVAQLANLNPPPESVPINNLVKVEGTPLAKNEDLDPFEFVRTIAVARITMPHSMVRLSAGREQMDEALQALCFMAGANSIFYGEKLLTTGNPQAEADRRLLERLDLSVAEVQETVTEQRDAHAGCGCGPV from the coding sequence ATGAACGCGCCCGTGCAACCCATCCATCTGCACCGCCCCGTGAAGGCGGCCGAGGGAGCCTGGTCGGTGGCCGAGGTCGAGGCCTTGTTCGCGCTGCCCTTTATGGAGCTGATCCACCGCGCGCAAGCCGTGCATCAGGAACATCAGCCCAAGAACCAGGTGCAGCTCTCGACCCTGCTGTCCATCAAGACCGGCGGCTGCGAGGAAGATTGCGCCTACTGCCCGCAGTCCAGCCACTACGACACCGGCCTGGAGGCCGAGAAGCTCTTGGACCTGAGTGAAGTGAAGGCCGCGGCCGAGGCCGCCAAGTCCAAGGGTGCCACGCGCTTTTGCATGGGCGCGGCCTGGCGTTCGCCCAAGGACCGCCACATGGAACAGCTGATGGCCATGGTGCGCGAGGTCAAGGGCCTGGGCCTGGAAACCTGCGTGACCGCCGGCATGCTCAAGGCCGAACAGGCCGTGCAGCTGCGCGAGGCCGGGCTGGACTACTACAACCACAACCTGGACACCTCGCCCGAGTTCTACGGCGAGATCATCACCACCCGCACCTACCAGGACCGCCTGGACACCCTGGAGGCCGTGCGCGCCACCGGCATGAAGGTGTGCAGCGGCGGCATCGTGGGCCTGGGCGAGAGCCGCACCCAGCGCGCCGGCCTGGTGGCCCAGCTGGCCAATCTGAACCCGCCGCCCGAGTCCGTGCCCATCAACAACCTGGTGAAGGTGGAAGGCACGCCGCTGGCCAAGAACGAAGACCTCGATCCCTTCGAGTTCGTGCGCACCATCGCCGTGGCCCGCATCACCATGCCGCACAGCATGGTGCGCCTGTCGGCCGGCCGCGAGCAGATGGACGAAGCCCTGCAGGCCCTGTGTTTCATGGCCGGTGCCAACTCCATCTTCTACGGCGAGAAGCTTCTGACCACCGGCAACCCCCAGGCCGAGGCCGACCGCCGCCTGCTGGAGCGCCTGGACCTGAGCGTGGCCGAGGTGCAGGAGACCGTGACCGAGCAGCGCGACGCGCACGCAGGTTGCGGGTGCGGACCGGTCTGA
- a CDS encoding nucleotidyltransferase family protein codes for MGAESARLLEWVRASPWLMQALQFARELGLRDWAIGAGSLRNLVWDALHGHPLDRLPADVDLVFFDSDEPRSDAELQALLNQRCPGLPWEVTNQARVHEWFEVEFGHAVAPLHSLEEAVASWPEFCTALAVRLEPDDALKLIAPLGLDDLFACRVRRNPRRVSVDTYRKRCASKRYAERWPKVSVLPP; via the coding sequence TTGGGCGCTGAGTCCGCGCGCCTGCTGGAGTGGGTGCGCGCCAGCCCCTGGCTGATGCAGGCCCTGCAGTTCGCCCGCGAGCTGGGCCTGCGGGACTGGGCCATCGGCGCGGGCAGCCTGCGCAATCTTGTGTGGGATGCCCTGCATGGACATCCGCTGGATCGGCTGCCGGCCGATGTGGACCTGGTGTTCTTCGATTCTGATGAGCCGCGCAGCGATGCCGAGTTGCAGGCGCTGCTGAATCAGCGCTGCCCCGGCTTGCCTTGGGAAGTGACCAACCAGGCGCGGGTGCACGAGTGGTTTGAAGTCGAGTTCGGTCATGCGGTGGCGCCGCTGCATTCATTGGAAGAGGCGGTGGCCAGTTGGCCCGAGTTCTGCACGGCGCTGGCCGTGCGCCTAGAGCCTGATGACGCGCTGAAGCTGATCGCGCCCCTGGGTCTGGACGATTTGTTCGCCTGCCGCGTGCGGCGCAACCCGCGCCGGGTCAGTGTCGACACCTATCGCAAGCGCTGCGCGAGCAAACGCTATGCCGAGCGCTGGCCCAAGGTGAGCGTGTTGCCGCCCTGA
- a CDS encoding acetyl-CoA carboxylase biotin carboxylase subunit codes for MFKKILIANRGEIACRVAATARRMGIQTVAVYSEADARAQHVLACDEAVLIGGPAPRDSYLQWERILAAAKATGAQAIHPGYGFLSENEGFAQACAEAGVVFIGPPASAILAMGLKAESKRLMEAAGVPLVPGYHGADQDPALLKREADRIGYPVLIKASAGGGGKGMRAVMAAEEFDAALASCKREAINSFGDDAVLIERYVQRPRHIEIQVFGDTQGDCVYLFERDCSVQRRHQKVLEEAPAPGMTAERRREMGEAAVAAAKAVGYVGAGTVEFIAEQDGRFYFMEMNTRLQVEHPVTEAITGLDLVEWQLRVAAGQPLPLKQSELRIHGHAIEARICAENPEAGFLPATGSLDVLRWPAHSSFVRSDVRVDTGVVEGDAISPYYDSMVAKLIVWGEDRAQALARLDAALAQTHIVGLQTNVAFLRRCAATQSFTGADLDTGLIERERAALFGQPGLPLDVAAAAVVAHSLALEARTQDADPWSRRDGFRLTGDAVRRFDLAEGATHHEIQLRRPQRGAMVLSVNGVEQTFAVDSASPERHVLLLGNCEGEGLGQRRITVQTYARGEDVTVFAPQGSATLTEVDVIAHAGEGAPSAGRLTAPMPGKLVALLVKAGDAVKAGQALAVMEAMKMEHTLNSPRDGKVAELLYAVGDQLSDGAELLRLEEA; via the coding sequence ATGTTCAAGAAGATCCTGATCGCCAATCGCGGCGAAATCGCTTGCCGCGTGGCCGCCACCGCACGCCGGATGGGCATTCAAACCGTGGCCGTGTATTCCGAGGCCGATGCCCGCGCTCAGCATGTGCTGGCCTGCGACGAGGCGGTGCTGATTGGCGGCCCGGCGCCGCGCGATTCCTATCTGCAGTGGGAGCGCATCCTGGCGGCTGCCAAGGCTACGGGCGCCCAGGCCATCCACCCGGGCTATGGCTTTCTCTCAGAGAACGAAGGCTTTGCGCAGGCCTGTGCCGAGGCCGGTGTGGTCTTCATCGGCCCGCCGGCCAGCGCCATCCTGGCCATGGGCCTGAAGGCCGAGAGCAAGCGCCTGATGGAAGCGGCCGGTGTGCCCCTTGTGCCCGGCTACCACGGGGCTGATCAGGATCCGGCTCTGCTGAAGCGCGAAGCCGACCGCATCGGCTACCCGGTGCTGATCAAGGCCAGCGCCGGCGGCGGTGGCAAGGGCATGCGGGCGGTGATGGCGGCCGAGGAATTCGATGCCGCCCTGGCCAGCTGCAAGCGCGAGGCCATCAACAGCTTTGGCGACGATGCGGTGCTGATCGAGCGCTATGTGCAGCGGCCCCGCCATATCGAGATCCAGGTCTTTGGCGACACGCAGGGGGACTGCGTCTATCTGTTCGAGCGCGATTGCTCGGTGCAGCGCCGCCATCAGAAGGTATTGGAAGAGGCGCCGGCCCCGGGCATGACGGCCGAGCGCCGCCGTGAGATGGGCGAGGCGGCGGTGGCCGCGGCCAAGGCCGTGGGCTATGTGGGCGCGGGCACGGTGGAGTTCATCGCCGAGCAGGACGGTCGCTTCTACTTCATGGAGATGAACACCCGGCTGCAGGTTGAGCACCCGGTCACCGAGGCCATCACCGGCCTGGACCTGGTGGAGTGGCAGCTGCGCGTGGCCGCCGGCCAGCCCCTGCCGCTGAAGCAGTCGGAGCTGCGCATCCACGGCCACGCCATCGAGGCGCGCATCTGTGCCGAGAACCCCGAGGCCGGCTTCCTGCCCGCCACCGGATCGCTGGACGTGCTTCGTTGGCCGGCGCACAGCAGTTTTGTTCGCTCTGACGTTCGGGTGGACACCGGCGTGGTCGAGGGCGATGCCATCAGCCCCTACTACGACTCGATGGTGGCCAAGCTCATCGTCTGGGGCGAGGACCGCGCCCAGGCCCTGGCCCGCCTGGATGCGGCCCTGGCCCAGACCCATATCGTCGGCCTGCAGACCAATGTGGCCTTTCTGCGCCGCTGTGCGGCCACGCAGAGCTTCACGGGCGCGGACCTGGACACCGGCCTGATCGAGCGCGAGCGCGCCGCCCTGTTCGGCCAGCCCGGCCTGCCGCTGGATGTGGCCGCCGCCGCCGTGGTGGCCCACAGCCTTGCGCTGGAGGCCCGCACGCAAGATGCCGACCCCTGGAGCCGGCGCGATGGCTTCCGCCTGACCGGCGACGCGGTGCGGCGCTTTGATCTGGCCGAGGGTGCGACCCACCACGAAATCCAGCTGCGCCGCCCGCAGCGTGGCGCCATGGTGCTGAGCGTGAATGGCGTGGAGCAAACCTTTGCGGTCGATTCCGCCAGCCCCGAGCGCCATGTGCTGCTCTTGGGCAACTGCGAGGGCGAGGGCCTGGGCCAGCGCCGCATCACGGTGCAGACCTATGCGCGCGGCGAGGACGTGACCGTGTTCGCGCCACAGGGCAGCGCCACCCTGACCGAGGTGGATGTGATTGCCCACGCCGGCGAGGGCGCGCCCAGCGCGGGCCGCCTGACAGCCCCGATGCCGGGCAAGCTCGTGGCCCTGCTGGTGAAGGCGGGAGACGCCGTCAAGGCCGGCCAGGCGCTGGCGGTGATGGAAGCGATGAAGATGGAACACACGCTGAACAGCCCGCGCGACGGCAAGGTGGCTGAGTTGCTGTATGCCGTGGGCGACCAGCTCAGCGACGGCGCCGAACTCCTGCGCCTGGAAGAGGCATGA